In Labeo rohita strain BAU-BD-2019 chromosome 16, IGBB_LRoh.1.0, whole genome shotgun sequence, one DNA window encodes the following:
- the LOC127178576 gene encoding uncharacterized protein LOC127178576, which translates to MLYIFLLLLLGVVSDEWNVKYPPPICAARGSNVTIDCRFTYPHGHNVQRVLWCSMRSNHGMFQDKPYVYDSEANSNQNNFQHIGDKTSNCSLLISNINQTHSGEYKFRFITDDTKGRWTGDPGVKVSVHDLRVSMSRSSENGSTIVGDSLNLTCTLDCPGDLTEVQWFKNGDPIQQSEPVLTFRRVTAKDSGNYSCSLRNFKTTVSEEFTVYIEDVAGSSIVLIVVVSLVSLVFIIAAVILIRSCQESFITLADTNLPEADDVWQEDEVEYSSVIIKPSELLPVYTNTEQENDSTIYSAVRNG; encoded by the exons ATGCTGTACATTTTTCTGCTTCTGCTGCTTG GTGTTGTCAGTGATGAGTGGAATGTGAAATATCCTCCTCCAATCTGTGCTGCGAGGGGATCCAATGTCACTATTGACTGTAGATTTACATATCCACATGGACATAATGTACAGCGAGTGCTATGGTGTTCAATGAGATCAAACCATGGCATGTTTCAGGATAAGCCATATGTTTATGATAGTGAAGCCAACAGTAATCAAAACAATTTTCAACACATTGGAGACAAAACCTCAAATTGTTCtcttttgatcagtaatattaatcaaacacattctggggagtataaattcagatttataacCGATGACACAAAAGGACGTTGGACAGGTGATCCTGGAGTGAAAGTTTCAGTACACG ATTTAAGGGTGTCCATGAGCAGATCAAGCGAAAATGGAAGCACAATAGTTGGTGACTCTTTGAATCTGACATGCACACTCGACTGTCCTGGTGATTTAACTGAGGTTCAGTGGTTTAAGAATGGTGATCCGATTCAACAGTCAGAGCCCGTCCTCACTTTCAGAAGAGTAACTGCTAAAGACTCTGGGAATTACTCTTGTTCTTTGAGAAACTTTAAAACAACTGTATCTGAAGAATTTACAGTTTACATTGAAG ATGTCGCCGGGTCCTCAATAGTTCTGATTGTTGTAGTGTCTTTAGTCTCACTTGTTTTCATCATTGCAGCTGTGATACTTATAAGAAG CTGTCAGGAGAGTTTTATAACACTG GCCGACACAAACCTACCGGAAGCTGATGATGTATGGCAGGAAGATGAAGTAGAATATTCATCTGTCATCATTAAACCCAGTGAACTGCTTCCAGT ATATACAAACACAGAGCAGGAGAATGATTCAACCATCTACAGTGCAGTGAGGAACGGTTAA